The DNA sequence ATTGAATATAAGACGATATATTGTTTTTAAAAGGCTGACGCCTTAACTCCAATCTAATTTCGGAATTAAGCCGTAAGGCTTTTATTTTTTTCCATTGCTATTTTACTTAAAAATTTTCAAATAGTCATTCATATTATTTCAAAAAAATTGCCTTCCCGGTCTGATTTTGGTTTCCGGCAATCACTTTTATTAAATAAACGCCTGAAGCCACAATTTCTCCTGAATCATTTGTGCCATTCCACTGAATTTGATGCGAGCCTGGCAAAAATTTTTGACTGACTAAATTTTTTACAAGTCTTCCGCTTCCGCGCAGATCATAAATTCTAACGTCCACTCTTTTTTTTTGAGCTATTTCAAAACAAATGAAAGTTGATTGGTTGAAAGGATTGGGATAATTCGGATACACCTGAAAAGTCGGAATTGATGAACCGCGAGATTTTTCAACAGAAGTTTTGTTGCGAATTTGCACTGCAGGTTGGGTTCCTTCATCAAAATATTGCCAATCGCTGCCAAGGTCGAAAATCGTCTCCGTAGTGATTAATTTTAAATCAAAAAACAAGTCCAGACTGTCGCTTTTGCTGCGATGGACTTCGGCAGCGAGCAGATTTTTCCCGGGCATCAGCAACGCCCGCTCTGTCTCGCCTAGCACGATGGACTTGATTCCCATATCCTGACCCAAAGCAAAAGTCTCGTAATGCAAACTCTCCTGCGGCAAATTGACCCGCTCGATTTCCTTGCCATTGAGATAAATTGCCGCGCCGTTGTCATATTTCAAAATAATCGCCATGTAAGAAATATCATTAGGATCCGGGATGTCAAATTCTCTGGCAAGATACAAAGTATTGACTTTTGCGACTGACGAAGCGATTTCGCTATTGCCGAAACCTAACGGCGCATTCCCTGTCTCCCAGGATTCTCGATTGTAATGCGGATCGTGCCAGTAAATTTCCTCTTTTGTCGTGTCCACAGAAAAAGTCACTGCAACAGAACTATCCCCGGCATTTCCAAAAACATCCGCCGCTCGAATGAAAAGCGTATAGCTTTTCCCATGCTCTGCGGGAAAATCGATCCAATGTTTTAGTGTTCCTTCGCCATGGTCAAAGCGATTTACCATTTGTTCAAATGGCAAATCAGAAAAATCGTATCGCAAAAAAGCGGGTTCGTCCGTTTCAATTTCAATGCGCACCGGTGTTTTGTAGGAGATAAACTCTGCATCGGGAAATTTGACAATTTCTGGCGCGAGGGAATCATCACCAGAAATGGAATACATGTCCGGCAAATCTCGTTCGAAAATACTCTGCGGATCGTTGTAGAAACTGACAAAATCAGGCACAGAAGCATGCCCCGGGTAAGGCGCGAAGAAATGCTGCACACTTGCATTGCGCCAGACGAGAAAATATGATATGCGGCGCGCAACAGAATCATTTTTCACAGGATCAAAAAATTTCGTCCAGCATTTATTGTCATTTAAATTTAATCCCAATTCCGTCAATGCAGCCACTTTTTGCTTGCTGTCCGCAAGCTCGACAATCATTCTCAACATACGCAACCCGTTCGACACGTTGCCGTCGGAAAAGGCATTGTAATCATCCAGCCCCAGAATGTCCACATAGTCATCGCCAGGATAACGATCGAGATATTCATCCAGTTGATAAAAACTGGAAGGCGAATAAGCATAAAGCAGATGGTGCAGCCCTTTCACATCGCGCAAATATTCCACAGTGAATTGCCACAATTGAATGTATTCTTCCCTTGTGCAATTGCCTTTTCCCCACCAAAACCAGTTACCTGTGTGTTCATGGTAAGGTCGGAAAATAATCGGAATAGAATTGCCGTCTTCGGTTTTGAGGCTCGCCAAAAAATCAGCCACTCGATCCAGTCGCGCTTTGAACGCCTCGTGTCGGGATCCGCCGGGTAAAATGTGCTTCACAGCCGGCGTTGTATCCCAGGCATTTCCACCGGAAACAGGATTTGTGCTGTGCCAGGAAATCGTATTGATACCGCCGCGGCTGTAAGCTTCCAGAATCCATCCGCGCAAATTGTTAAAATTGACGCCGTCCAGATTCAGTGATGAGCCAAGCTCAATTTTCCCAATCTCCCAGCCGTAAACCGCAGGATAATCGCCGCAAATAGATTTTATGTCCGACTTACCCGGAACCGCCCACCAGTAAACGCCATAGGCTAAATCGTCCTGATGGCCAAACATGATTCCTTGTTTGCTCAAATCGATAAGATTAAACAAAAGAGCCTTTGTTTCAGCAGTGGCATTCAGATCAACGGGTGTATTGGTAATCTTCGCTTTTCCCTGACTGATAAATGTAAATAAAAACAAAGTCATCAAAAAGAAAGAAATCCAGGCATGGAAGTGAAGTTTCATGTAAATTTCCCAATTTTTGATTAGGAAGTTTGATACATTTATTTTTGATAAATATTTTCTATCTTTTTTTTAAATTTGATTAACCACGAAGCACACGAAAAACACGAAGAGAAATAAAGATTAAGCTCAAATCAAATTTTTGGGGGATTTGATTATAAACATCATGCATTAATTTGCTTAAATTCGATTTTCTAATTATCCATTTTTCCAAATCTAAACCTAATTTTTTAAATTTTAAAAAAACTTCGTGAGCTTCGTGCCCTTCGTGGTTATCTATTATTTTCACAAACCCATTCCCACTATTCACATTCAAAAAACCTCTGAATTCTCTTTCACAAAATCGATCAAATCATCAATATAAGCAAAAGCCAGACAGGTATAGGTATCTGCTCCGCCGTAATAAATGGCGATACGCCCTGTCTCCGGGTCTGTCAATGCAGCGCAAGGAAAAACCACATTTGGGACTTTGCCCGTTGTTTCGTAAGGCTCTTCCGGTGTGAGCAAATACTGATTTGTGCGGTATAAAACTTTATGCGGTTCGTCAATGTCCAACAGGGCTGCGCCCATGTTGTAAACAAAACCATTGCAGGTATTGAGCACGCCGTGATATAAAAGTAGCCACCCCTCGCTGGTTTCGATGGGCGTGGGCCCGGCGCCGACCTTGGTTCCCTGCCACCACTGGCCTCCGGCGCCCATGACAAACCTGTGTTTTCCCCAGTGAATCATATCCGGACTCTCGCTGAGAAAAATGTCTCCGAAAGGAGTGTGGCCATTGTCGCTGGGTCTGCTCAGCATCACATATTTGCCGCGAATTTTACGAGGGAAAAGAACTCCATTCCTGTTAAAAGGCAAGAAAGCGTTTTCCAGTTGATGGAAAGTTTTGAAATCATAAGTTTGCGCCACGCCAATCGTCGGACCGTGGTAGCAATTGCACCAGGTGATGTAATACTCACCCTCGATTTTGCACACACGGGGATCGTAGGCATATTCCAAGCTCCCGATTTCCGGATCGTCTATCTGAAAAAAAATCGGATCGGCCTCAATCTTCCAATTAATGCCGTCATTACTCTGACCAAAATGCAAATACGGCAACACCGATCTGGAATCCGCCCGAAAAACGCCGACAAACTTTCCGTTGAAAGGGACGACCGCGCTATTGTAAATGCTTTGCACTTTCGGTAGCGGATTTCTGTCAATGATCGGATTTTTGCTGTAACGCCAAACGATTTCATTTTTGCTGACAGGTTTATCTTCCCAGGGTAAATTCGGCAGCGGATCGTTCAATATTTGGTATTTTCCCATTACTCGGCTCCATGAAATTTTCATGTTTTTATCGCACAATTATTTCAATATTCAGCCATTTCGTGACAGAAACAATTCTGGCGGCTAATTTACGAAAACGTTTTAGGTGATTGTCATTGATTTGAGAAAACGGATAATTTTATTACGATAAAATTTCAACCAAAATCTTCAAATTGGTACCACCTTTCACTGCACAAATATTATCTGCTGAATGTTTTTATCATATTATTTCTTTTAAAATTAAATAAACTTTACTTATTTCACTCACGGAAAGGATAGATTGAAAATAAAAATTTCAGCGAAATTTTATCAGCGACTCCGCCAGCGATTTAATTCAATCGAATCCGCTCCACAGAAATCGTTTTCGTAATTAAGATAGATAAATAATTTTTGAAAGTCAAGGAATTTTTTAGGTTCTGTGTTATTTGAAAAAGGTTTTTTGACAGGATTTACATGATAAACCGGATGGAAAATATAATGGCAAAATTGATTTGGGTTCGACCCAATGAAAGTGTGCGCCCCAGATTAGCAAACCTTGCGAAGGTTTGGAACCTCCGCAAGGTTAAACGCTCCAATTAAAATTTTATTTCACTTTTCCCACGCCTTCCAGCATCTCTTTGATTCCGCCCAGAGAGCTCAAAACTCCGCTCGCTTCCACGGGCAAAAAGACGGTTTTGGTCCTGTCGCCAGCAACCATCTCCTTCAGCGCATCGATGTATTTCAGGGCAATTAAGTAATTTGCCGGATCACCGCCAGATTGAGAGATGGCTTCAGTGACGCGGGTAATTGCCCGGGCTTCCGCTTCGGCAACTTTGATGCGCGCGATGGCTTCGCCCTCTGCGGTTAAAATTGCCGCCTGTTTTTCGCCTTCAGCGCGATTGATGGCGGACTCTTTGGCGCCTTCGGCTTCCAGAATCGCGGATTTCTTTTCGCCTTCTGCCTGCAAAATTGCCGCGCGTCTGTCGCGTTCCGCCCGCATCTGTTTTTCCATGGCCGCCTGCACATCTGCCGGCGGAGTGATGTCCTGCAATTCCACGCGGTTCACTTTCACGCCCCATTTGTCAGTAGCCTCGTCCAGAATCATTTTCAATTTTTTATTGATCGTATCCCGCGAAACCAGCGACTCGTCCAGATCCAGTTCGCCGATCACATTACGCAGCGTGGTCTGCGTCAGTTTTTCGATGGCGTCGGGCAAATTAGCGACCTCGTACACTGCTTTTGCCGGATGAGTAATTTGGAAATAAACCAGCGCGTCGATCTCGATAGTGACATTGTCGCGGGTGATGACATTTTGCCGGGGAAAATCGTAAACAGTCTCCCGCAAATCAATACGGCTGGTGCGCTTGGACGTGATGTAAGTCGTTCCGCCGGAAACATCGTGCGAGACATATCGC is a window from the Calditrichota bacterium genome containing:
- a CDS encoding T9SS type A sorting domain-containing protein codes for the protein MKLHFHAWISFFLMTLFLFTFISQGKAKITNTPVDLNATAETKALLFNLIDLSKQGIMFGHQDDLAYGVYWWAVPGKSDIKSICGDYPAVYGWEIGKIELGSSLNLDGVNFNNLRGWILEAYSRGGINTISWHSTNPVSGGNAWDTTPAVKHILPGGSRHEAFKARLDRVADFLASLKTEDGNSIPIIFRPYHEHTGNWFWWGKGNCTREEYIQLWQFTVEYLRDVKGLHHLLYAYSPSSFYQLDEYLDRYPGDDYVDILGLDDYNAFSDGNVSNGLRMLRMIVELADSKQKVAALTELGLNLNDNKCWTKFFDPVKNDSVARRISYFLVWRNASVQHFFAPYPGHASVPDFVSFYNDPQSIFERDLPDMYSISGDDSLAPEIVKFPDAEFISYKTPVRIEIETDEPAFLRYDFSDLPFEQMVNRFDHGEGTLKHWIDFPAEHGKSYTLFIRAADVFGNAGDSSVAVTFSVDTTKEEIYWHDPHYNRESWETGNAPLGFGNSEIASSVAKVNTLYLAREFDIPDPNDISYMAIILKYDNGAAIYLNGKEIERVNLPQESLHYETFALGQDMGIKSIVLGETERALLMPGKNLLAAEVHRSKSDSLDLFFDLKLITTETIFDLGSDWQYFDEGTQPAVQIRNKTSVEKSRGSSIPTFQVYPNYPNPFNQSTFICFEIAQKKRVDVRIYDLRGSGRLVKNLVSQKFLPGSHQIQWNGTNDSGEIVASGVYLIKVIAGNQNQTGKAIFLK
- a CDS encoding glycosidase; its protein translation is MGKYQILNDPLPNLPWEDKPVSKNEIVWRYSKNPIIDRNPLPKVQSIYNSAVVPFNGKFVGVFRADSRSVLPYLHFGQSNDGINWKIEADPIFFQIDDPEIGSLEYAYDPRVCKIEGEYYITWCNCYHGPTIGVAQTYDFKTFHQLENAFLPFNRNGVLFPRKIRGKYVMLSRPSDNGHTPFGDIFLSESPDMIHWGKHRFVMGAGGQWWQGTKVGAGPTPIETSEGWLLLYHGVLNTCNGFVYNMGAALLDIDEPHKVLYRTNQYLLTPEEPYETTGKVPNVVFPCAALTDPETGRIAIYYGGADTYTCLAFAYIDDLIDFVKENSEVF
- a CDS encoding SPFH/Band 7/PHB domain protein, which translates into the protein MDPILVIILIFVILIIIFAIKGIVIVRQAETMIIERLGKYNRTLESGVNIIWPIFDKPREIDWRYVSHDVSGGTTYITSKRTSRIDLRETVYDFPRQNVITRDNVTIEIDALVYFQITHPAKAVYEVANLPDAIEKLTQTTLRNVIGELDLDESLVSRDTINKKLKMILDEATDKWGVKVNRVELQDITPPADVQAAMEKQMRAERDRRAAILQAEGEKKSAILEAEGAKESAINRAEGEKQAAILTAEGEAIARIKVAEAEARAITRVTEAISQSGGDPANYLIALKYIDALKEMVAGDRTKTVFLPVEASGVLSSLGGIKEMLEGVGKVK